In Montipora capricornis isolate CH-2021 chromosome 4, ASM3666992v2, whole genome shotgun sequence, a single genomic region encodes these proteins:
- the LOC138047530 gene encoding sterile alpha motif domain-containing protein 15-like has product MAEGLIKSSRRTPTKFDNGFEPTFEYDGTPSCLNWSTEDVADWVEFLGFKQYRACFRDNLINGRKLINVDASSLPNMGVNDFAHIKVIARKIRELLGIEEPYWNRSISLMHRETSGLFLEKKSKTGKEADILTFEDYKRQLQKQEKYKQSKR; this is encoded by the exons atggcggaagGACTCATCAAGAGTTCTCGAAGGACCCCTACAAAATTTGACAATGGATTCGAACCGACTTTTGAGTATGATGGAACGCCTTCTTGTCTGAATTGGAGCACTGAAGACGTCGCTGATTGGGTTGAGTTCTTAGGGTTTAAACAGTACCGG GCTTGTTTCAGGGATAATCTTATAAACGGAAGAAAACTTATTAATGTTGATGCTTCGTCATTGCCAAACATGGGTGTAAATGACTTTGCTCACATAAAG GTTATTGCAAGAAAAATTCGAGAATTATTGGGAATTGAAGAGCCCTACTGGAACAGGAGCATATCTCTTATGCATCGTGAGACTTCAGGactatttcttgaaaagaaaagcaagactGGAAAGGAAGCAGACATACTGACTTTCGAAGATTACAAACGACAATTACAGAAGcaagaaaaatacaagcaaaGCAAGAGATAG